The Flexivirga oryzae genome has a segment encoding these proteins:
- a CDS encoding IS3 family transposase, whose translation MPEQTCGEPGKRPGETESAPAADTAPRADFHRPPIQVVVAFIDEHRHRWGVEPICRVLSTELDVKIAPGTYYAHKKRPPSARARRDAELKEEIMRIHADRRMRVYGIRKIHAQLNRDGIDVARCTVERLCKQLGIRGTVRGKFPRTTRPAPETGRPKDLVDRQFVAAAPNKLWVADITYVRTETGWVYVAFVLDVFSRMIVGWQASTRMYTDLALDALNMGLFARRRDGHDVNGLVHHSDRGVQYRALRYAHRLEDADAVASVGSRGDSYDNAMAEALNSLYKAELIHLDGPWDGIDDVETATADWVAWFNHHRIHSMLNYQPPVEVEAAYWAQHATSAA comes from the coding sequence CTGCCTGAGCAGACCTGTGGAGAGCCCGGGAAGCGGCCCGGGGAAACGGAATCCGCCCCTGCGGCGGACACCGCGCCCCGGGCCGACTTTCACCGACCGCCCATCCAGGTAGTCGTCGCGTTCATCGACGAGCACCGGCACCGCTGGGGTGTCGAACCGATCTGCCGCGTCCTTTCCACCGAACTGGACGTCAAGATCGCCCCCGGCACGTACTACGCCCACAAGAAGCGACCGCCCTCGGCGCGCGCCCGCCGCGATGCCGAGTTGAAGGAGGAGATCATGCGCATCCACGCCGACCGGCGGATGCGGGTCTACGGGATCCGTAAGATCCACGCGCAGCTGAACCGCGACGGGATCGACGTGGCCCGGTGCACCGTGGAGCGGCTCTGCAAGCAGCTGGGTATCCGCGGCACGGTACGGGGAAAGTTCCCTCGCACCACCCGCCCGGCACCAGAGACCGGCCGGCCCAAGGACCTGGTCGATCGGCAGTTCGTCGCGGCCGCCCCGAACAAATTGTGGGTCGCGGACATCACCTACGTGCGCACCGAGACCGGCTGGGTGTACGTGGCGTTCGTGCTGGACGTGTTCTCCCGGATGATCGTGGGCTGGCAGGCCTCCACCCGGATGTACACCGACCTGGCGTTGGACGCGTTGAATATGGGCCTGTTCGCCCGCCGCCGTGACGGCCATGACGTCAACGGCCTTGTGCACCACAGTGATCGGGGCGTGCAGTACCGGGCGTTGCGGTACGCCCACCGGCTGGAGGACGCCGACGCGGTCGCGTCCGTCGGGTCCCGTGGGGACTCCTACGACAACGCGATGGCCGAAGCGCTGAACTCCTTGTACAAGGCCGAACTCATCCACCTCGACGGCCCCTGGGACGGCATCGACGACGTCGAGACCGCGACCGCGGACTGGGTTGCTTGGTTCAACCACCACCGGATCCACTCCATGCTCAACTATCAACCTCCGGTCGAGGTCGAAGCAGCATACTGGGCGCAACACGCGACCAGCGCAGCATAA
- a CDS encoding group II intron maturase-specific domain-containing protein has product MTRKVKSLSRQVGTSQPLAELLRRVNNAVRGWCGYFRHGVSSRVFSYLNHVVWSRVWNWMRRKHRHATWKDLRRRYCGGRWWPADDRVVLYDPAKVRTNWYRYRGTLIPSPWPQPAQGQAA; this is encoded by the coding sequence GTGACCAGGAAGGTCAAGTCGCTGTCCCGGCAGGTCGGCACGAGCCAACCACTGGCCGAGCTGCTGCGACGCGTGAACAACGCGGTCCGTGGCTGGTGCGGCTACTTCCGGCACGGGGTGTCGTCGCGCGTGTTTTCCTACCTCAACCACGTCGTGTGGTCGCGGGTGTGGAACTGGATGCGGCGCAAGCACCGTCACGCCACGTGGAAGGACCTACGCCGCCGGTACTGCGGCGGCAGGTGGTGGCCCGCGGACGACCGGGTCGTCTTGTACGACCCGGCCAAGGTCCGCACGAACTGGTACCGATACCGCGGAACACTCATCCCCAGCCCCTGGCCACAACCGGCCCAGGGGCAGGCTGCCTGA
- a CDS encoding DDE-type integrase/transposase/recombinase yields the protein MAEAAHESVKRQERAQQVALFRYQVICPALDPALSTRARGRIVRAIAARDHQGPFGGTHRYSRDTLDRWIRRYRADGFEGLKPSLRQAGSRIDVNVLELAVALKKENPDRTAAQVARILAASSGWSPSESTLLRLFHRRQLMLDAPGTGEVFSRYEADAPNQRWVGDALHGPKIGGRKVYLFAFLDDHTRLLVGYRFGFAEDTVRLAAALKPALSSRGIPGCCYVDNGAAYVDSWLLRACAEGVRWSV from the coding sequence ATGGCCGAGGCTGCCCACGAGAGCGTGAAACGACAGGAACGGGCACAGCAGGTCGCGCTGTTCCGGTACCAGGTGATTTGTCCCGCGTTGGACCCGGCGTTGTCGACCAGGGCGCGGGGGCGGATCGTGCGCGCGATCGCCGCGCGTGACCATCAGGGACCGTTCGGCGGGACGCACCGGTATTCCCGCGACACCCTGGACCGGTGGATCCGCCGCTACCGGGCCGACGGGTTCGAAGGGCTGAAACCCTCACTGCGGCAGGCAGGTTCACGCATCGATGTGAACGTGCTCGAACTCGCGGTCGCGTTGAAGAAGGAGAACCCGGACCGGACCGCCGCGCAGGTCGCCCGGATCCTGGCCGCCTCCTCGGGCTGGTCCCCCTCGGAATCGACACTGCTGCGCCTGTTCCACCGACGGCAGTTGATGCTCGACGCACCCGGGACCGGTGAAGTGTTCAGCCGGTACGAGGCCGACGCGCCCAACCAGCGGTGGGTCGGCGACGCGTTACACGGCCCGAAGATCGGCGGGCGGAAGGTGTACTTGTTCGCGTTCTTGGACGACCACACCCGGCTGCTGGTCGGCTACCGGTTCGGGTTCGCCGAAGACACCGTCCGGTTAGCAGCCGCCCTCAAACCCGCGTTGTCTTCCCGCGGGATCCCCGGCTGCTGCTACGTC